A single Ptiloglossa arizonensis isolate GNS036 chromosome 2, iyPtiAriz1_principal, whole genome shotgun sequence DNA region contains:
- the LOC143143257 gene encoding uncharacterized protein LOC143143257 has product MALLTNHHDYPVSSEMITTTYPSTARTFDSLYPSPYNSPNYDSMKIPFGESYGHKGEHTPRKEAEAVNYGHEVVTKYSRTPDSYERSSFGVLTPVTPQRYEPQHVISHTASPRSMLHEENSVEYHPPTYCYETPPQEQKFHTLESNESAQMIAEPRRNCWEPVTSVQKQLSPTSSPRRGRRRSRDIPPSPSVLKRRRLAANARERRRMNGLNDAFDKLREVVPSLGADHKLSKFETLQMAQTYIAALCDLLQRHDGKWQ; this is encoded by the exons ATGGCTCTTTTGACGAATCACCACGATTACCCGGTTTCCTCTGAAATGATAACGACCACTTATCCGAGTACAGCGAGGACATTCGATTCTTTGTACCCATCTCCGTACAACTCTCCAAATTACGATTCTATGAAAATTCCGTTCGGGGAGAGTTACGGGCACAAAGGTGAGCATACCCCGCGAAAAGAAGCCGAGGCGGTCAATTACGGCCACGAGGTAGTTACTAAATATTCAAGAACGCCGGATTCCTACGAAAGAAGCTCTTTTGGTGTTCTCACGCCTGTAACACCGCAGAG ATACGAACCACAACACGTAATAAGTCACACCGCTTCTCCAAGATCGATGCTGCACGAGGAGAATTCCGTGGAGTATCATCCACCCACTTATTGCTACGAGACTCCGCCTCAGGAGCAAAAATTTCACACCCTCGAGAGCAACGAATCGGCACAGATGATCGCAGAGCCGCGAAGAAATTGCTGGGAACCCGTTACGTCCGTCCAG AAACAGTTATCGCCCACGAGCAGCCCTCGAAGGGGAAGACGACGATCGAGGGATATACCACCGTCACCGAGCGTTCTGAAGCGTCGCCGTCTCGCGGCGAACGCGCGCGAGAGGCGTCGCATGAATGGCTTGAACGACGCCTTTGACAAATTGCGGGAAGTTGTGCCCAGCCTTGGTGCTGATCACAAACTCAGTAAGTTCGAAACTCTGCAAATGGCGCAGACTTACATCGCCGCGTTGTGCGATCTTCTTCAAAGACACGATGGAAAATGGCAATGA